The region CATCCTCTCTTTCCATTGTTTATCGTTAGTTTGCCGCGTTTGCCCCTATGTATGCATGCGTCACCCATAAACTTCCTCTTTTGATTTTTCGCTCTTGTTCCACACTAATCATCAAACGGCATACACAAGGAGGAATGATGGATGACAGAAAAGAAACAGCCGCTTGAGATCACCGGCCGGCAATACGATCCGTCGGATTACGAGTCGGATTCGTTTCTCGGTGCGGCGCTCTCCGAGACGCACGAACAAGTGAGCGATGTATACGCAGAAGGAACGATCGAGGCAGCAGTCGATCATGAAAATGGCTCAGGCATTCCCCTTTCTCCGTCGGAGTAAGAAACGTCAAGGAGCTGTTCCTTGGCGTTTTGGTTTATGTTTGTGAAACGGGAGGGGAAAAAGGAAAGAAAAACAGTTCGTACTTTCCGCCATCGTCGTCTATACTAGTAGTGCGCACGGCGATTCACCGATACAAGGGGGATGATCATCGTGAGATGGCAGCGGGCTTTATTGGCGTTGCTCAAAGAGCGGAAAGATCATTCAATCGCGCTGGCGATCGACACATCAAACCGTCCGGAGCGGCCAATGCTCATTCAAAACATCGTGAAGCTGTTTGAAAAACTGCGCCCGGACACGCTGCTCGTCCAAGCGGATTTTAAAATTCGCGATGTATCTCCGGTTGGCGTGGCGACGATTCAATATTTCAAGCATGGGAAATCGTCGTACACCGAAGTGCTGGAATGGGCTGCTGCGCAAAAAATCGATACGTTGTTTTACATC is a window of Geobacillus kaustophilus DNA encoding:
- a CDS encoding YozQ family protein, with protein sequence MTEKKQPLEITGRQYDPSDYESDSFLGAALSETHEQVSDVYAEGTIEAAVDHENGSGIPLSPSE
- a CDS encoding VWA-like domain-containing protein — its product is MRWQRALLALLKERKDHSIALAIDTSNRPERPMLIQNIVKLFEKLRPDTLLVQADFKIRDVSPVGVATIQYFKHGKSSYTEVLEWAAAQKIDTLFYITDVTGYFYEELQVDYEVFWLVPDDYMPRVPFGKPIRVA